From Anopheles coluzzii chromosome 3, AcolN3, whole genome shotgun sequence, the proteins below share one genomic window:
- the LOC120956660 gene encoding seminal metalloprotease 1-like, whose amino-acid sequence MVVYRGSLLLVLAVAFVQAGVIKNTPENAARLRNLRPDELAEELSGQFEGDIVLSEEQERSLLSNRRNGLIATTYRWPGNTVPVMIVEEDFTPEQIEHIKRGLRQIESVTCLKFVTRTEEPDYVRVIGTGSGCYSSVGHRGGAQTLNLEPYDVDTGCFRLATIVHEFIHAVGFYHQQSASDRDQFVQIVWDNIEDGKEHNFNIYDSDTVTDFSVQYDYGSVMHYSSTAFSKNGEKTIVPKDPNATIGQRVGMSERDISKLNHMYKCLNKN is encoded by the exons atggttGTGTACCGTGggtcgttgttgttggtgcttgCGGTGGCCTTTGTCCAGGCAGGAGTGATTAAAAATACACCAGAAAATG CGGCACGACTCCGGAACCTGCGACCGGACGAGCTGGCCGAGGAGCTTAGCGGACAGTTTGAAGGTGACATTGTGTTGAGCGAAGAACAGGAACGATCGCTACTCAGCAACAGACGCAACGGGTTGATTGCAACGACCTACCGCTGGCCGGGTAATACCGTGCCGGTGATGATCGTCGAGGAGGACTTTA CACCGGAACAGATTGAACATATTAAGCGCGGTTTGCGTCAGATCGAGTCCGTCACCTGTTTGAAGTTTGTAACGCGCACCGAGGAGCCGGATTACGTGCGTGTGATCGGTACCGGGTCGGGATGCTACTCGTCCGTCGGTCACCGGGGTGGTGCGCAAACGCTTAACCTGGAACCGTACGATGTCGATACCGGGTGCTTCCGGTTGGCCACGATCGTGCACGAGTTTATCCATGCGGTTGGGTTCTACCATCAGCAGAGCGCCAGCGATCGCGACCAGTTCGTTCAGATCGTGTGGGACAACATCGAGGATGGCAAGGAGCACAACTTTAACATCTACGACAGTGACACGGTGACGGACTTTAGCGTGCAGTACGATTACGGCAGCGTGATGCACTACAGCTCGACCGCTTTCAGCAAGAACGGGGAGAAAACGATCGTCCCGAAGGATCCGAACGCGACGATCGGCCAGCGGGTCGGTATGAGCGAGCGGGACATCTCCAAACTGAACCACATGTAcaagtgtttgaataaaaattga